The Pseudomonas entomophila genome segment GATTTCATGAAAAATCTTGCAACATCCCCTTTCTCCCAGACAGCTATCCGACTGATGGTAACTACCAAAAAATAAGAACCATTTGGCCATCACCTAGCTACTACTTTGGGTATAATCCCGCGCCGCCTTAATAGCCATTTGAATAGCCATTTGCAATCAAGGTGCCTTCATCGAGAGGTTTCGGCGATGAACAGAGGGATCTGCCGCCCCCGCCTGCGCGGCTCAACTGTTTCAGGGAAAGAAGAAGTCCGATGGTATCCCGCGCCTTAACCCTGGCGACCCTGGTCGCCGCCGTGCAGCTCGCTGGCTGCTCGGTATTCCGCAGCTACGACAGCGAACTGCAGGAAACCAACCAGCAACTGGCCGCTGGCAACGTCGATGCCGCCCTCGCCTTGCTGGAAAGCCACAATAAAGGCGAGCAGAAAGACCTGCTCTACTACTTCGAGAAAGGTGAGCTGCTGCGCTCCAAGGGCGACCTGAAGGGAAGCCAGGACGCCTGGCGCGCTGCCGACAGCGTAGTGTTCCAGTGGGAAGAGTCGGTCAAGCTGGACACCGACAAGTACCTGAGCCAGTTCGGCAGCTACCTGGTCAACGACAAGGTCCGCCGCTACGAAGGCTACGACTACGAAAAAGTCATGCTGACCACGCAGATGGCCCTGAACCTGCTGGCCCAGAACGACTTCGACGGCGCCCGCACCGAAATCAAGAAAACCCACGAGCGCGAGGCGGTCATCGCCGAGCTGCGCGACAAGGAATACCTCAAGCGCGAGGAAGAGGCCGAGAAAGAGGGCATCAAGACCGAGTACAAAGACCTGCAGGGTTACCCGGTCGCCAGCCTCGACGCCCCCGACGTGGTGGGTTTGAAGAACAGCTACCAGAGCGCCTTCAGCCACTACCTGTCCGGTTTCGTCTATGAAGCCCTTGGCGAGAAAGGCCTGGCTGCGCCGGGCTACCGCAAGGCCGCCGAACTGCGACCGAAGACCCCGCTGCTGGAGCAGGCCCTGCTCGACCTCGACAAGAACAGCGCCAAGCCCGGCGAGAGCGATGTGCTGATCGTGGTGCAGACTGGCCTGGCGCCGGCCCGCGACTCGATTCGCATCCCCCTGCCGCTGCCGATCGACAACAACCTGGTGATCACCCCGCTGTCGTTCCCGATCATCAAGGACGACACCTCGACCGCGCACCTGGGCGAGATCCAGCTCAACGACAAGGCCCTGGCCCTGACCGCGCTGAACAGCACCAGCGCCATGTCGCGCCGCGCCCTGCGCGACGACATGCCCGGCATCATCTTGCGCACCAGCGTGCGCGCCATCAGCCGCGGCGTGGCGCAGAAAAACCTGAACAAGGCCAACCCCATGGCTGGCCTGGTGGTGGGTATCGCCGGCACCGTGCTCGAAGGCGCCGACACCCGCACCTGGCGCACCCTGCCGAACGAGACACAAGTGGCTCGAGTACGCCTCAAGCAAGGCGAGCATCACCTGAGCTTGCCGTCGAGCCTCGGTGGCGCCCAGGTCACCGTGAAGGTCGATCGCCCGTACCAGGTGGTCAGCCTGCGTGTGGTCGGCAATCGTGTATTCGCCGGCGGCCCGGCCGTCGAAGTTGCCCCTCAGGCCTCGGCGCAAGCCGTTGCCAGCCTCAAGTAAGTCAAGGAACGATCATGCGCAGAACATGCCTCGCCCTGGCCGCCGTCGCCCTCCTGGCCGGCTGCGCCACCCCGCCACCCGCCCCGGGCAGCGCCGCCAGCAAGGTGGTGACCATGGGCCAGCTGGACAACATCGAGGTCGGCCAGATGCGGGTCGCCCGCGAGAACGGTTTCCTCACCGTCAACGTGGCGCTGAACAACACCGGCCGCAGCAACCAGACCCTGTACTACCGCTTTGCCTGGTTGGGCAACGACGGTTTCCCGGTGGCTGAAGAAGAGTCCTGGAAGACCCTGCCGCTGTACGGCAAACAGGCCAAGTACCTGCCCGCCATCGCCCCGACGCCCAAGGCCACCGACTTCCGCCTCGAAGTCCACACCCGGTAACCCCTTTCAGGAGCAATTCCCATGTTTGCACGCCTTTCCCTCGCCGCCGTCGCCATCGCCCTGGTCAGCGGCTGCAGCAGCCCTTCCCCGGTACTGGGCAGCAAGAACATCAACTACGGCGACAGCAAGGCCGTCGAGCTGATCACCAACGAGTTCGGCTCCACCGACCTGCAGATGATCGCCGAGAGCATGACCCGCTCCCTGGCCCAGTCCGGCGTGCTGCACGGCCGCCCGGTGGTGCAGGTGTACGACGTGAAGAACAAGACCAGCGAGTACATCGATACCCGCGAGATCACCACCTCGATCAAGACCCAGCTGATGAAGTCCGGCACCGCCCGCTTCGCCAGCGACAACACCGAGATGCAGAGCCAGGTCGACCAGCTCAAGCTGCAGAACCAGAGCGGCCTGTACAAGAAGAACAGCGTGGCCAAGACCGGCAACATGATCGCCGCCAAGTACCGCCTGGAAGGTTCGATCAGCTCGATCGTCAAGCGCAGCAGCGACTACAAGGACGTGTTCTACAAGTTCAGCCTGCAGCTGATCGACGTGGAAAGCGGCCTGGCCGAGTGGATGGACGAAAAAGAAATCCGCAAGACCACGGAGCGCTGATCGATGCGTGCATGGATGACCATCATCGGCCTGGCCTGGGCGTTCGGCGCCCAGGCGGCCCCCAAGGTGGCGGTGACCGACCTGGCCTACCAGGAGCGGGTGGAGGAGTACATTCACACCGTCGAGGCGCAGAACAGCCACCAGTCGAGCCTGTACAGCGCCAGCGGCCAGTCCAGCTACAGCGAGTACGAGAGCCTCAACAGCTACATCGAACAGACCGAAGTGCGCAAGTTCGGTGGCGATATCAAGGGTGAAATCCTCAAGACCGGCATGTTCCAGCTGGTCCAGGGCACACCCTACACCGCCGCCTCGAAGGAAGACGTGTACGACGTGATCCGCCGCATCAAGAGCGGTGCGTTCAAGGGCGCCGACTACGTGCTGTTCGGCACCCTGTCGGACATCGACTTCCAGGAAGACATCAACGCCCTGGACCACACCGACAGCTACTCGGCGGTGCTGGGCCTTACGGTGGTCGCCGACTTCAGCCTGATCAATACCCGCACCTACGAGATCACCTCGGCGTTCACCGCCATGGGCGAGGGGCAGGACACCAAGCTGGTGAAGAGCCGCGACCGCAGCGTGACGCTGAACCGCCCGCGGGTGGTGCGCGACGTGTCGAAGGCGCTGGGAGAGGATGTGGCGCAGCAGCTGGCTGAACAGCTGGGTGGCTCGGTGCCGGGGCAAGCCCGGCAGCCGCGGGGGCAGGACAACCTGCCGCCGGATGAGCCAGCGCAAATCCTGCGGTAACCGTTGAAAACGCCCGGTGAACCACCGGGCGTTTTCATTCAAGCGGGCTCAAATGCTCATGGCGCCCGATTCATCCCCAACTCCATGTCATCGATCAGTGCCTTGGCCAGCTCGCTGAGGATCCGTGCCGCGCTCCCAGCCATGCGGTCGTGTTCCATTTCTGCTTCGGTGGCCAAGTGGCGGATGCAGCCGAGCAGGACCGACAGCTGGGAAAAGGCGTGATCGAAGGGCACGCCGGGGCGCATCTGAAACAGGTCGAAGGTCGCCTTGCCGGCCGTTTGTGTGATGTTCAGCACGTCGGTCATGGCCTTGCTCCCTCTGTCATCGTCTGGTCGTGCAATACCGTCATGAAGCGGCACAGCAGGCGGATGTTCATGCCCATGGCATCGCGCGTAGGGCCGGGCTGGTTGTCGAGGAAGACGTTCACGGTTTCGTGCATGATCCGGCTCAGGGTGTGGAGCATGCTGTGGCATTCGTTGATGCCGAGCGGGGATTGCAGCGCGAGGAGTGGGGGTTCGAAGGGGATCAATGGGGTGGAAGGTGGATCGGGGACGATCTTTTTCATTCTGGAAGCTCCTATTGATATGCCAGGAACTGCCGTCCTATTCGTCTCACGGAAATGGTGGCAGCAACACGCGGGGGTGAGACCCGGGCCAATAGGAAACCCGACCAGGCCGAAGCCTGCCCGCGTGCGGCTGCCATGGAGTGGCATCTATTGATCCAGGGGTCTCAATCCCGGTCGCCCAAAAGCGACCCGAGGACGTTATGCCTGGGGCATTTCCCCGACAACATCGAAGCTTCCGCAAGGCGCGTAGGATACTTCCGAAGCCAAGAATGGCTGAAGGATTTGGTTTCAGATTCAGAAAAGTCGTACCGCGTTATCGCGGAGAAAGGGTCACCGTAACAGCCCATTCTTTCGAGGTGGGTGCCAGACGGTAGCCTTGCAGAGTTCTGGAGATCGAGCGCCGCCCGCGCGGCGCTCGATCTCATAGGCGCTGCAACACTCCCGTCGACCCCTTCGAGAAAACCAACATTCTCAAGCTCAGGCGCGCACGCCCTCAGGCAACGGCAGCGCCAGCAAACGCTCGTCCAGCAGCCCCAACCCTTCCTGGAACAGCTGGTTGCTGCGCTCGGTCTCACCCAGCCCCGCCAATAGACGCGCAAGCTCAGCACACGCCTCAGGGTTGCGTTCCATGCGCAGGCTGCTTTCCAGATAATCCCGGGCCTTGCCCCACAGGCGGTTCTGCAAGCTCAGACGACCAAGCGTGAGCAGCAAACTCGGGTCCTGCGGGTGCTCCTTCAACCAGCCTTCGGCCGTTTGCAACTGACGCGCCGGATCATCACCCCGCACCAATCCATACAAGCGGGCCAGGTGGCTTTCATAAGCACGCTTGAGCGCCCCGCGCAGCACCTGCTCGGCTTCACCCTGCGCGCCCACCTGGCGCAACTGCTCGGCATAGGCCAGCACCAGTTGGGGCTCCTGGCGCTGGGCGGCGGTCAATTGCTGCCAGGCACGCTCCAGCGCCTGGCGCGCCGCCTGCGGGTCTTCGCCGCGAGTCGCCGCCAGCCCCAGGTTCTGGCCCCAGGCACGCTGCTCGAGGTCAGCCAGTTCATTGGCCGGCAGCACCTTGTGCTTACGCAGGTCCGGCAGCAGACGAATCACCGCCGACCAGTCGCCGCGCTCCAGGTGCAGGCGCTGCAACAGGCGCAGCACCTGGGCGTTGTTCGGGTAGCGCTCCTGCATGGCCAGCAGGGCTTCCAGGGCCCCATCGCTTTCGCCACGGTCCATCTGCAACTGGGCATGGGCCAGGGCGATGGCGAGCTCGGCCTGGGGCTGACGCTCCAGGGCACGCTCCAGCAGGTTGTCGCGATCTTCGACACGGCCCAGCTCGTTGGCCGCGCGGGCGGCGCCGAGGTAGTACAGCAGCGGCTGGCGCGCGGACTCGGCGGCACGCTGCAGATGGCGCTGGGCACTGGTCCAGCGGCCTTCGGCCAGGTCCAGCTGGCCTTGCTCGATGGCGATGCGGTCACGACGAACGCGGTTACGGCGCGACCAGGGGTTGACCACGCCAGTCGACGTCAGCACCAGCCCGATCAGATAACGCAGCACCAGCAACAGCAGCACGATACCGACCAGAGCGCCCAGCGCGGCCCACAGCCCCGACTGGTAACGGAAACCACCGTAGGCAATCAGCACGTAACCGCTGTGCTTGGCAATGGCGATGCCCAGCGCCGCGGCGATCACGATCGCCAGCACCGCCAGCAGGTAGGCACGTTTCATGGCTTGGCCCCCTCGGCCGGGGCCGGCAGGTGGTGGCGCTGGATGTAGGCTTGCACCGCCGCCAGGCTCTCGCTCAGGTCAGGCGTCACGACCGACACCGGTTGCTCGGCGAGCTGGTTGAGGCTGTCGAGCATGGCCTTGCTTTGCGGGTTGTCCGGGTTGAAGTTGGCCAGCAGCACGCTGCGGGCGTCATCCAGCGCCTGGCTGTAGACCTTGTCCTGGCCATTGAGCGCCGCCCACTGGGCCTGCTCGATAGTCAGGCTGAGGGCCAGGCGCAGCTGGTTCAGCGACTGCCCGGAGAGCAACGGGCGCACATTGTCGTCGGCGTTGAACTCGATCTGGAAGTACTTGGAGATTTCAGCCCACCACTGCGACCAGCGGCTGGCGCCATCGCCGTCGGCGGTCAAGGCCCCCATGGCGTCGGCGTTTGCAGCGAACTCCGGTGACTGCGCACTGAGTTGCTGCACCAGCTCACGCTGGGCGGCGAGTTTGAGGAACAGGCCGGTACGGTCCGGCTGCTGGGTGCTGTTGAGCGTAGCCAGGCTGCGCGCCAGTTGCTCGCGCGCCGCGAAGGCACCTGGGTCGCTCTGCTCGCGCAGGATCTCGTCGGCACCTTCGACCAGCGCCTTGGCGCTGGTGACATCCTGCAATGCCGAGAGGCGCAGCGTGGCCAGGCGCAGCAGGTGCTCGGCCTCGGCCAGGCGCCATTCCTTGCGGCTCTCGCCCAACACGGTTTCCAACCGCTGGCTCAGGCGCTGCTGGTCGCCCTGCAACTGCGCCACCAGGCGACGGCGGTCTTCCAACTCGCCGGCGGCCGGCAGGCTGGCCAGTTGCGCGGTCAGTTGCTGCTCACGTTGCTGCAAGGCGTCGGCCCGTTGGGTGAGCGCCTGCAAGTGCTCGCCCTGCCCTTGCTCACTGCCCTGCAGCTGGCGCACCTGCAAGACACCCCAGCCGCCCACGGCGACCCCGGCAGCGCCCAGCAAAAGGGCCAACAGTGCCAAGCCGTTGCCGGAGCGTCGGGCGGGCGTGGCGGTGGTGGTTTGCGGCGCGTCGGGCGCCGAGGGCTGTTCCGTGTTGGACAAGACAGTTTCGCTCACGTATCCATCCTTTGCATGGTGGCGCATCGTTCTCTAGCTTAGCGCCTTAAAAGGCAGGCGCAGCAGTTCGCTGCACGGCTGCCAGCAAGGCCGCGGCACTGGCGCCACGGCAATCCACAACCTCACGGGCACCCAGCGCACGGGCCTGGTCGGCGACCCGCGGGCTGGGCACGAACAGCGGCAGGCGTGAAAGCCGCGGCCAGTCCGTTCCCGCTATTTGATGCAAGTGTTCAAGACCCTGCCCACTGCTGACCACCAGGCCATTGAGGCGTTCCCCATCGATGCGCCGTGCCAGCGTTCCGGCCGGGTAATGCGGCAGGCAACGGCGATACAGTTCCAGATAATCGACACTAGCACCTTGCTCTGCAAGACGCTCGGCCAGCAGTTCGCGACCTCCGACACCACGGACAATGAGGACGCGGGATGTAGGAAGTGCGATAGCCTGACGTAGGAATGAATGGGCCAGCAAGGCCTCGCTGTCATCACCATCTGTAGGGAAAGTCACCAAAAGCCCACGCGCCTGAAGCACGCTCGCCGTGGCCTCCCCCACCGTGAACCAGCCCGCACGCGGCGGTTCGACGCCCGCCTGGTCAAGTTGCTCGAGCAGCAGGCGCGCAGCCGGCTTGCTCACCACGATGATCGCTTGCGCCTGGCCAATCTCTGCCAGGCACTTCTGTTGCTGGGGTTCAAGCTCAACCGGGTCGATGGCCAGCAGAGGCAGGCTGGCGCTGGCAATGCCTGCTTCGGCCAGCGCCCGCGCCAGTGCCGCACAGTCCTCTTCAGGGCGGGTCAGCAGCAGGCGCCAGGGGCTCACGGGTGACCGGCCTCGCCATAGACTTCCTTGAGAATCGCCTCTGCGCCCTGACCAAGCAGGGCTTCGGCGACCTGTACGCCGAGTGCTTCGGCATTGGCGCGTGGCGCCCGGGCGTCGGCTACCAGCAAGGTGCCGCCGGAGGGCTGGCCGACCAGGCCGCGCAGCCACAGCTGTTCGCCTTCGAGTACCGCGTAGCAGGCGATCGGCACTTGGCAGCCGCCGTTCAGGTGCTTGTTCAAGGCCCGCTCGGCCACCACCCTGTCGGCAGTGTCGGCATGGTGCAGCGGCGCCAGCAGCGCGTGGATCTCGCTATCGGCGCTGCGGCACTCGATGCCCACGGCCCCCTGGCCACCCGCTGGCAGGCTGTCGTCGACACTGATGGTGGAGGTGATGCGGTCCTCGAAGCCCAGGCGAATCAGGCCGGCGGCGGCGAGGATGATGGCGTCGTACTCGCCGGCATCGAGCTTGGCCAGACGTGTGTTGACGTTGCCGCGCAGGAAGCGGATCTCCAGGTCGGGACGACGCGCCAGCAACTGAGCCTGGCGACGCAGGCTGGAGGTGCCGACGATGCTGCCGGCCGGCAGTGCCTCGAGGCTCTCGAAGGTATTGGAGACAAAGGCATCACGCGGGTCTTCACGCTCGCAGATGCAATACAGGCCCAGGCCTTCGGGGAAGTCCATGGGCACGTCCTTCATCGAATGCACGGCGATGTCGGCTTCGTTGTCCAGCAGGGCGGTTTCCAGCTCTTTTACGAACAAGCCCTTGCCGCCAATCTTGGCCAGCGGCGCGTCGAGCAGCTTGTCACCACGGCTGACCATGGGCACCAGGCTGACCTGCAGCCCGGGATGGGCCTGCTCGAGACGGGCTTTGACGTATTCGGCCTGCCACAGGGCCAAGGCGCTTTTACGGGTGGCAATGCGGATTTCGCGAGTGGACATGAAACGCCCCGATCCAGAGAAATGCGGCCGATGATAACAGCTCCTCCGGCTGTTCCCGCAGATTCAGATCAGCAATCCATGCAACCCATTCGCGGCCAAACCTGCGAATGGGCGATTCAGTGCAGCGTCTGCATCATCTTGCGCACCCCCGCCACATGCCTGCGGCTGACGGTCAGGGCATCCCCATCCAGGCCCTTGAGATAGAGCTGGAAATGCCCCAGCGGCGTGCGCTGCAGCTTTTCGATGCGCTCACGAGCGACCAGGGCATTGCGGTGGATACGCACGAAGCGCTCGCCGAACTCGTCTTCCAACGCCTTGAGCGGCTCGTCGAGCAATACCTCGCCCGCTTCATGGCGCAGGGTGACGTACTTGTGATCAGCGATGAAATAGATCACTTGCGGCAACGGGATCAGTTCAATGCCCTTGCGGGTGCGGGCACTGATATGGCTGCGCGGGCCGCCACCCTCATCACTGGTGGGCCGGGTCAGCGCCGCCAGCTGGGCGCGGTTGGGTTTTTCCGCGCGGCGCAAGGCGTCGCGCAGTGTCTGGGGCTGGATGGGTTTGTCAACATGGCTCAAGGTGCTCTCCTTGAAGGCCTGGCTGCCGTATTCGTCGTCACCGGTGCAGAACACCACCGCCGGCGGCGCCTCGCGCTCGCACAGCTTGGCGGCAACCTGCAGGCCATCGAGGCCGGGCATACCGATGTCCAGCAGCACCACATCGGGCTTGAGGCTCTCGATCAGTGCCAGGGCCTCCTCGCCGTTGGTGGCGCTGGGCTCCATCACGGTGTAGCCCTCCAGCTCGCCGAGCAGCCGGCTCAGGCGTTCGCGGGCTTGGGGTTCGTCATCAACGATCAGGACATTCATAATTGCGCTGGATTCCTGAGTGAGTCTCGCACGGGTATAGCGTAGACAAGTGTGGGGAGACCGGAAACGGTCACGCTACAGACCGGTGCGAAGGCCAAAGATTCACTGGCCTGGCAGATTCACCGCCAGTCCTCTGTCCAACTGTAGACGGTCCGTGGAACACTGCCGTTCAATCGTTGAATATGCCGCACCCCCTTGCCTGCGCGCTTCTCTCGACCAGCGCCCTGCGGCGGTGGGCGCAACCCTGCTATGATCGGCGCCACTTTTTCCGTTCACGCCTTCAAAGAGTGAATCCATGAGCACCGACAAGACCAATCAGTCCTGGGGCGGCCGCTTCAGTGAGCCCGTCGACGCCTTCGTCGCCCGCTTCACCGCCTCGGTCGATTTCGACAAGCGCCTGTATCGCCACGACATCATGGGTTCGATCGCCCACGCCACCATGCTGGCGCAGGTCGGCGTGCTCAACGATACCGAGCGCGACACCATCATCGATGGCCTGAAGACCATCCAGGGCGAGATCGAGGCCGGCAACTTCGACTGGCGCGTCGACCTGGAAGACGTGCACATGAACATCGAGGCACGCCTGACCGACCGCATCGGCATCACTGGCAAGAAGCTGCACACCGGCCGCAGCCGCAACGACCAGGTGGCCACCGACATCCGCCTGTGGCTGCGCGACGAGATCGACCTGATCCTGGGCGAGATCACCCGCCTGCAGCAGGGCCTGCTGGAGCAGGCCGAGCGCGAAGCCGAAACCATCATGCCCGGCTTCACCCACCTGCAGACCGCCCAGCCAGTGACCTTCGGCCACCACCTGCTGGCCTGGTTCGAAATGCTCAGCCGCGACTACGAGCGCCTGGTCGACTGCCGCAAGCGTGCCAACCGCATGCCACTGGGTAGCGCCGCGCTGGCCGGCACCACTTACCCGATCGACCGCGAGCTGACCTGCAAGCTGCTGGGCTTCGAAGCCGTGGCCGGCAACTCGCTCGATGGCGTCTCGGACCGCGACTTCGCCATCGAATTCTGCGCCGCCGCGAGCATCGCGATGATGCACCTGTCGCGCTTCTCCGAAGAGCTGGTGCTGTGGACCAGCGCCCAGTTCCAGTTCATCGACCTGCCCGACCGGTTCTGCACCGGCAGCTCGATCATGCCGCAGAAGAAGAACCCGGACGTGCCGGAGCTGGTGCGTGGCAAGACCGGCCGCGTGTTCGGTGCCCTGACCGGCCTGCTGACCCTGATGAAAGGCCAGCCACTGGCCTACAACAAGGACAACCAGGAAGATAAAGAGCCGCTGTTCGACGCCGCCGACACCCTGCGCGACTCACTGCGTGCCTTCGCCGACATGATCCCGGCGATCAAGCCCAAGCACGCGATCATGCGCGAAGCGGCCCTGCGCGGCTTCTCCACCGCCACCGACCTGGCCGACTACCTGGTGCGCCGCGGCCTGCCGTTCCGTGACTGCCACGAGATCGTCGGCCATGCCGTGAAGTACGGTGTCGACACCGGCAAGGACCTGGCCGAGATGAGCCTGGACGAACTGCGCCAGTTCAGCGACCAGATCGAGCAGGATGTATTCGCCGTGCTGACGCTCGAAGGTTCGGTGAATGCGCGTAACCACATCGGCGGTACCGCGCCGGCGCAGGTGCGCGCCGCCGTGGCGCGCGGCAAGGCCTTGCTGGCTTCGCGTTGACTGCATTCGCCGGCAAGCCGGCTCCTACAGGTGTAGGAGCCGGCTTGCCGGCGAACCGCTGTAAGCCTATCGCTTACCGCTCTTGATCATTTCCTGGAACGCCGGCATCGCCGCGTCCTTGTCCGCCACGATCCGCGCCATGTGCGGGTTCCCGCGCAATTTCTCCAGCAATGCCGCCGCCTGCGGGAAGTCCGCCAGGAAGTCGACGTTCAGCACTTTCTTGCCCACGACGCACGCCAGGTCGACCGAGAAGCAGAACATCAGGTCGGCGATGGTCATCTGCTCACCTGCCACATAAGGCTGGAAACGCCCATTGCACTTGAGCGTGGCGAACCCCGCCAGCAGGTCGACCCTTGCACGCTCCTTGATCAACGGTTCCACCGCCGTGCCGAAGAACGCCTCGCCATAGCAGGTGCGTGCCGGCAGTTCGATGTACAGCTCGATCTCCCGGAGCAGCTCTCGTACCTTCGCCTGGCCGAAGGCATCGGCAGGCAGCAGCGGTTTGCCGGGCTGAGTCTGTTCGATGTAGTCGAGGATCACGCCGGTCTCGCTGACGAAACCGTGCTCGGTTTCCAGCGTCGGCACCTTGCCACGTGGGCTCTTGGCCAATGCCTCGGGCGCCGGACCACCGAAGAACAGTACTTCCTCGAACGGCAGGCCTTTTTCCAGCAGGGCCAGCTTGACCATGTTGTAGTAGTTGCTGACCGCGAATCCATGAAGCTTGAGCATGTGAGACAGCCTCCAAGGCCGTGAGGGGTTGGCCCGGCTTTTATAGCCCTCCCGCGTCACCTTGACCAGCGCCATGGCCGGCGCTGATGGCCGGGCATTGCCAGCGCAGGCATGGCACACTGTGCGCTTCACCACAGGAGCACCGCCATGAGCGAGCACGACGATATCGACGGCAACGACGAAGAAGCCTTCACCGAGGCCACCCTCACCCAAGCCATCGAAAACCAGATCGAAAGCGGCGAGCCCCCAGCGGCCAAGGCCACCTTCAACAAGCTGACCCTGGTTGGCTACGAGCGCGAGGACATCCTCAACCTCATGGCCCATGTGCTGGCCGTCGAAATCGACGCCATGCTCGACGAGGACCGCCCCTTCAACACCGAGTGGTACGAAACCGCCCTGCGCGCCCTGCCGGAGCTTCCACCTGAGGCCGGTCAAGGCGATATCGAATAAGCCTGACTACACTCCTGACTTCCATCCTTGTCTGGAAGTCAGGAGTCGCCCATGTCCTTCACCCCCGAACTGATCGCCGAACTGGAAGTCCTTGCCCTGTTCGACCTGAACAGCCACCAGGAAGGCATCAAGGTTCACAGCAATGCCTCCCCTGCCCTGATCGCCGCTGCAAAACGCCTGCACGACAAACAACTGACCGACCAGCCCGATGGCGGCTACCTCACCAGCCTGGGCCTGGATGCCGCGCAGAGTGTCCAACAGTTGCTG includes the following:
- a CDS encoding COG3014 family protein, encoding MVSRALTLATLVAAVQLAGCSVFRSYDSELQETNQQLAAGNVDAALALLESHNKGEQKDLLYYFEKGELLRSKGDLKGSQDAWRAADSVVFQWEESVKLDTDKYLSQFGSYLVNDKVRRYEGYDYEKVMLTTQMALNLLAQNDFDGARTEIKKTHEREAVIAELRDKEYLKREEEAEKEGIKTEYKDLQGYPVASLDAPDVVGLKNSYQSAFSHYLSGFVYEALGEKGLAAPGYRKAAELRPKTPLLEQALLDLDKNSAKPGESDVLIVVQTGLAPARDSIRIPLPLPIDNNLVITPLSFPIIKDDTSTAHLGEIQLNDKALALTALNSTSAMSRRALRDDMPGIILRTSVRAISRGVAQKNLNKANPMAGLVVGIAGTVLEGADTRTWRTLPNETQVARVRLKQGEHHLSLPSSLGGAQVTVKVDRPYQVVSLRVVGNRVFAGGPAVEVAPQASAQAVASLK
- a CDS encoding YcfL family protein; this translates as MRRTCLALAAVALLAGCATPPPAPGSAASKVVTMGQLDNIEVGQMRVARENGFLTVNVALNNTGRSNQTLYYRFAWLGNDGFPVAEEESWKTLPLYGKQAKYLPAIAPTPKATDFRLEVHTR
- the lpoB gene encoding penicillin-binding protein activator LpoB; this encodes MFARLSLAAVAIALVSGCSSPSPVLGSKNINYGDSKAVELITNEFGSTDLQMIAESMTRSLAQSGVLHGRPVVQVYDVKNKTSEYIDTREITTSIKTQLMKSGTARFASDNTEMQSQVDQLKLQNQSGLYKKNSVAKTGNMIAAKYRLEGSISSIVKRSSDYKDVFYKFSLQLIDVESGLAEWMDEKEIRKTTER
- a CDS encoding penicillin-binding protein activator LpoB: MRAWMTIIGLAWAFGAQAAPKVAVTDLAYQERVEEYIHTVEAQNSHQSSLYSASGQSSYSEYESLNSYIEQTEVRKFGGDIKGEILKTGMFQLVQGTPYTAASKEDVYDVIRRIKSGAFKGADYVLFGTLSDIDFQEDINALDHTDSYSAVLGLTVVADFSLINTRTYEITSAFTAMGEGQDTKLVKSRDRSVTLNRPRVVRDVSKALGEDVAQQLAEQLGGSVPGQARQPRGQDNLPPDEPAQILR
- a CDS encoding DUF3077 domain-containing protein yields the protein MTDVLNITQTAGKATFDLFQMRPGVPFDHAFSQLSVLLGCIRHLATEAEMEHDRMAGSAARILSELAKALIDDMELGMNRAP
- a CDS encoding heme biosynthesis HemY N-terminal domain-containing protein; amino-acid sequence: MKRAYLLAVLAIVIAAALGIAIAKHSGYVLIAYGGFRYQSGLWAALGALVGIVLLLLVLRYLIGLVLTSTGVVNPWSRRNRVRRDRIAIEQGQLDLAEGRWTSAQRHLQRAAESARQPLLYYLGAARAANELGRVEDRDNLLERALERQPQAELAIALAHAQLQMDRGESDGALEALLAMQERYPNNAQVLRLLQRLHLERGDWSAVIRLLPDLRKHKVLPANELADLEQRAWGQNLGLAATRGEDPQAARQALERAWQQLTAAQRQEPQLVLAYAEQLRQVGAQGEAEQVLRGALKRAYESHLARLYGLVRGDDPARQLQTAEGWLKEHPQDPSLLLTLGRLSLQNRLWGKARDYLESSLRMERNPEACAELARLLAGLGETERSNQLFQEGLGLLDERLLALPLPEGVRA
- a CDS encoding uroporphyrinogen-III C-methyltransferase, which encodes MSETVLSNTEQPSAPDAPQTTTATPARRSGNGLALLALLLGAAGVAVGGWGVLQVRQLQGSEQGQGEHLQALTQRADALQQREQQLTAQLASLPAAGELEDRRRLVAQLQGDQQRLSQRLETVLGESRKEWRLAEAEHLLRLATLRLSALQDVTSAKALVEGADEILREQSDPGAFAAREQLARSLATLNSTQQPDRTGLFLKLAAQRELVQQLSAQSPEFAANADAMGALTADGDGASRWSQWWAEISKYFQIEFNADDNVRPLLSGQSLNQLRLALSLTIEQAQWAALNGQDKVYSQALDDARSVLLANFNPDNPQSKAMLDSLNQLAEQPVSVVTPDLSESLAAVQAYIQRHHLPAPAEGAKP
- a CDS encoding uroporphyrinogen-III synthase, which translates into the protein MSPWRLLLTRPEEDCAALARALAEAGIASASLPLLAIDPVELEPQQQKCLAEIGQAQAIIVVSKPAARLLLEQLDQAGVEPPRAGWFTVGEATASVLQARGLLVTFPTDGDDSEALLAHSFLRQAIALPTSRVLIVRGVGGRELLAERLAEQGASVDYLELYRRCLPHYPAGTLARRIDGERLNGLVVSSGQGLEHLHQIAGTDWPRLSRLPLFVPSPRVADQARALGAREVVDCRGASAAALLAAVQRTAAPAF
- the hemC gene encoding hydroxymethylbilane synthase; amino-acid sequence: MSTREIRIATRKSALALWQAEYVKARLEQAHPGLQVSLVPMVSRGDKLLDAPLAKIGGKGLFVKELETALLDNEADIAVHSMKDVPMDFPEGLGLYCICEREDPRDAFVSNTFESLEALPAGSIVGTSSLRRQAQLLARRPDLEIRFLRGNVNTRLAKLDAGEYDAIILAAAGLIRLGFEDRITSTISVDDSLPAGGQGAVGIECRSADSEIHALLAPLHHADTADRVVAERALNKHLNGGCQVPIACYAVLEGEQLWLRGLVGQPSGGTLLVADARAPRANAEALGVQVAEALLGQGAEAILKEVYGEAGHP
- a CDS encoding LytR/AlgR family response regulator transcription factor gives rise to the protein MNVLIVDDEPQARERLSRLLGELEGYTVMEPSATNGEEALALIESLKPDVVLLDIGMPGLDGLQVAAKLCEREAPPAVVFCTGDDEYGSQAFKESTLSHVDKPIQPQTLRDALRRAEKPNRAQLAALTRPTSDEGGGPRSHISARTRKGIELIPLPQVIYFIADHKYVTLRHEAGEVLLDEPLKALEDEFGERFVRIHRNALVARERIEKLQRTPLGHFQLYLKGLDGDALTVSRRHVAGVRKMMQTLH